The proteins below come from a single Eucalyptus grandis isolate ANBG69807.140 chromosome 3, ASM1654582v1, whole genome shotgun sequence genomic window:
- the LOC120292086 gene encoding G-type lectin S-receptor-like serine/threonine-protein kinase LECRK1, with protein MSNGTLADFYLALQGPAGTRRIEIACDVARGLSYLHDDCTRHIIHCDIKPQNILLDGFLTAKISDFGLAKLLMANQTRTTTGVRGTRGYLAPEWFRNMPISSKVDVYSFGILLVELICCRKNYKPESKIEAQIVLVDWAYDCYHDGSVLTLVESDEEASSDIKRVGRFVMTALWCIQEDPSLRPTMKKITRMLEGVVEVPVPQFQALLSVRSWYHQAQDGQREGPISKSEISLYVLEVAYGKGTIDPSGGSVIDAVDPNLEEPESPVHSAEGSNWSVKGDDEEDEDP; from the exons ATGAGCAATGGCACTTTGGCAGATTTCTATTTGGCGCTTCAAGGCCCAGCTGGTAcgagaagaatagaaattgccTGCGATGTTGCACGAGGCCTCTCTTACTTGCACGATGATTGCACCAGGCATATAATCCACTGTGACATCAAGCcgcaaaatattcttcttgatggcTTTCTTACAGCAAAAATATCAGACTTTGGGTTAGCTAAGCTCTTGATGGCAAACCAAACACGAACCACCACTGGAGTAAGAGGAACCAGAGGTTATTTAGCGCCAGAATGGTTCCGGAATATGCCTATTTCAAGCAAGGTAGACGTTTACAGCTTCGGCATTTTGTTGGTAGAGCTCATCTGCTGCAGAAAGAACTACAAGCCGGAATcaaaaattgaagctcaaattgtGCTGGTTGACTGGGCATATGATTGTTACCATGATGGGAGCGTACTTACGCTAGTGGAGAGCGATGAGGAGGCATCGAGTGACATAAAGAGGGTGGGAAGATTTGTAATGACAGCATTGTGGTGCATCCAGGAAGACCCGTCTTTGAGGCCAACCATGAAGAAAATCACTCGGATGTTGGAAGGAGTTGTTGAAGTCCCAGTACCTCAGTTTCAAGCTCTCTTATCAGTTCG ATCATGGTACCACCAGGCTCAGGATGGTCAAAGAGAGGGCCCCATATCGAAGTCTGAGATATCTCTGTATGTTCTAGAGGTGGCTTATGGGAAGGGTACTATAGATCCCTCTGGAGGTTCGGTCATAGACGCGGTAGACCCGAATCTTGAAGAACCAGAGTCCCCGGTGCATTCTGCTGAAGGCTCCAATTGGAGTGTGAAGGGAGATGACGAGGAGGATGAGGACCCGTAG
- the LOC104440542 gene encoding G-type lectin S-receptor-like serine/threonine-protein kinase LECRK3 — MASVVVGILLLLVPLPLSVKAQTPGNVTLGSSLIANDRTSSWLSPSGEFAFGYREMGRGAHVWPIWFEKTEDKTVVWSTNGDNLAPEGSKVQLTADGQLVVVDPEGSEVLSTAVVGAAYAAMLGTGNFVLMSQNNVDWWGTFSQLTDTILPTQQLDLGTKVKARYSEMNYSTGRFHFILQPRRSSQMLTGLATPWVLATSLIFNQSGQVYDVTARNGTQRAILEYGGVFGQYVHPKTANLSSVAVFQDGNCWKKKIPLFSGRLDPSAGGKALIKVRIGNSTLTSPGNGQKKNRNSTLVIIGPVLLGMPTFTYHELQEATNGFKELGRGAFGTMYKGVLGSEDTNFVAVKLLATRTGESEKEFEREVSAIGQTNHENLVHLLGFSDREGQHRLLVYEFMSNGSMEDFLFGSSRPSWCKRIEIAYGVARGLSCLHEDCTSYIIHCNIKSQNILIDGSLTAKISDFRLAKFLMANQTWTTTGVRGTGSYLAPEWFRNMPISAKVDVYNFGILLLQLICCRKNHEPEA; from the exons ATGGCTTCAGTAGTAGTTGGAATCCTCCTACTACTTGTTCCGCTTCCGCTTTCTGTGAAAGCTCAGACCCCCGGCAACGTAACCTTGGGCTCCTCGTTAATAGCGAATGACAGGACCTCTTCCTGGCTGTCCCCGTCGGGCGAATTCGCCTTCGGGTACCGGGAAATGGGAAGAGGAGCTCATGTGTGGCCAATATGGTTTGAGAAGACAGAGGACAAAACCGTAGTCTGGTCGACTAACGGGGATAATCTAGCACCCGAAGGTTCGAAAGTCCAGTTGACTGCCGACGGCCAACTGGTGGTTGTGGACCCAGAAGGGAGTGAGGTGTTGTCCACGGCGGTCGTTGGGGCAGCATATGCAGCCATGCTCGGCACGGGGAACTTCGTCCTAATGAGCCAGAATAACGTCGACTGGTGGGGAACGTTCAGCCAACTGACCGATACGATACTGCCTACGCAACAGTTAGATCTCGGGACTAAAGTTAAAGCTCGCTACTCTGAAATGAATTACTCCACTGGGAGATTTCACTTCATACTCCAACCGAGGCGGTCATCTCAGATGCTTACTGGATTAGCGACGCCGTGGGTACTGGCTACCAGTttgatattcaatcaaagtggTCAGGTCTATGACGTCACGGCTAGGAATGGAACG CAAAGAGCAATCCTTGAATATGGCGGGGTCTTCGGGCAGTATGTCCACCCCAAGACGGCAAATTTGAGTTCCG TCGCTGTTTTTCAAGATGGAAATTGCTGGAAAAAGAAGATCCCTCTTTTCAGTGGTAGGTTGGATCCAAGTGCGGGTGGAAAAGCTCTGATCAAGGTCAGGATAGGTAATTCAACTTTGACATCTCCAGGAAACGGCCAGAAGAAGAACAGGAACTCAACTCTGGTGATCATCGGACCAGTGCTGTTGG GCATGCCAACTTTCACCTATCATGAGCTTCAAGAAGCAACAAATGGATTCAAAGAACTGGGTAGGGGTGCTTTTGGAACAATGTACAAAGGTGTTCTCGGATCCGAGGATACAAACTTTGTGGCAGTAAAATTGTTGGCGACAAGGACTGGAGAAAGCGAAAAGGAGTTTGAAAGAGAAGTGAGTGCAATTGGCCAAACTAACCACGAGAACTTAGTGCATTTACTTGGATTCAGCGATCGTGAGGGTCAACACCGATTACTAGTGTATGAATTCATGAGCAACGGTAGTATGGAAGATTTTCTTTTCGGCTCTTCAAGGCCTAGCTGGtgcaaaagaatagaaattgcctATGGTGTTGCGAGGGGCCTCTCTTGCTTGCATGAGGATTGCACCAGTTATATAATCCACTGCAACATCAAGTCGCAAAATATTCTTATTGATGGCTCTCTCACTGCAAAAATATCAGACTTCAGATTAGCTAAGTTCTTGATGGCAAACCAAACATGGACCACCACTGGCGTAAGAGGAACCGGTAGTTATTTAGCACCAGAATGGTTCAGGAATATGCCTATTTCTGCCAAAGTAGACGTTTACAACTTTGGCATTTTGTTGCTTCAGCTCATCTGCTGCAGAAAGAACCATGAGCCGGAAGCCTAA